CTTCGTCGTCCTCGTGCTTGGCTTCGGCACCTTCGAGTGGATGGTGCGCACGGGGCGTATCCGCTCGCCCCGCGCCGCCCTGGTCTTCCCCATCCTCTGCTCGGTGGGCGGCGCCCTTCTCCTCACGCACTCTCACGCCTCGCTGAACATCAAGGCGGAGTACCTGATCGAAGTAACGCACGCGCCCCTGGGCGTGATCGCCATGCTGGTGGGCTGGGGGCGCTGGCTCGAGCTGCGCCTCCCGCCTGGAGAAACCGCGCTGCCCGGGCGAGTGTGGTCAGTCGGTCTTGCGATGGTCGGCGTGCTGCTGCTTCTCTACCGCGAGAGCTAGGCGGCCGCCGATAAGGGCCCATCTGCTTCGTTGGCGCCCTCGGCCGTGCGCTCAACGTAGCAGGGCTACGCCTCGCGCACGGCTCTCGGGCGCCGCCTCGCATCTGGACCCTTCTCGACGCCCTCCACCTCAGGCAAAACTTCAGACGACTTCTAGAAGCAGGCCTGTGAGATAGCGGGATTCGGGGACCGTCAGTAGGACGGGGTGGTCGCGGCTTTGGGAGAGCGTCCGGAGGACGCGGACGTTGACGCCCGCGTCGCCGGCGGCCTCGCGGCAGATCTCCTCGAAGAGCCCCGGCGTGATGTGGTGCGAGCAGGAGAAAGTCGCCAGCACGCCGCCGGGCTCGAGCAGCCTGAGACCCCGGATGTTGATCTCCTTGTAGCCGCGCGCCGCCGCCTCGATCGCGTCCTTCCGACGCGTGAAGGGCGGGGGATCGAGAACGACCACGCCGAAGCGCTCGCCTGCCGCCTCGAGAGCCCGCAGGAGGTCGAAGGCATTGCCCTCCCTCAGCTCCGCCCGGGCCGTCGCGCCGTTCAGCTCCAGATTCCGGCGCGCCAGCGCGAGCGCGTCGGCCGACGAGTCGAGCAGGAGCGCCTGGGTCGCGCCCGACCGAAGCGCGTGGCAGGCGAAGCCGCCCGAGAAGCAGAAGGCGTCGAGCACGCGGCGCCCGCCGGCATGCCGAGCTACGAGGGCGCGGTTCTCCGCCTGGTCGAGGTAGAGGCCGGTCTTGTGGCCCGCGCCGGGGGTGACGCCGAAGCGGCAGTCACCCT
This Candidatus Methylomirabilota bacterium DNA region includes the following protein-coding sequences:
- a CDS encoding copper resistance protein yields the protein FVVLVLGFGTFEWMVRTGRIRSPRAALVFPILCSVGGALLLTHSHASLNIKAEYLIEVTHAPLGVIAMLVGWGRWLELRLPPGETALPGRVWSVGLAMVGVLLLLYRES
- a CDS encoding class I SAM-dependent rRNA methyltransferase; translated protein: MARLVLKRGAEHRVNAGHPWIYRTQVADLKGFSEAGLAVEVLDAGGRYLGQGFYNPRPSLCCRLLTRRDEAIDASFFRRRLEAAWEYRRTAGLVSDAYRLCWSEADGLPGLVVDRYGPVSVVQCLTLGMSKAEGLITAALERQFPNGSIHRLDEPTAARLEGFDARRDPAGQELVVTEGDCRFGVTPGAGHKTGLYLDQAENRALVARHAGGRRVLDAFCFSGGFACHALRSGATQALLLDSSADALALARRNLELNGATARAELREGNAFDLLRALEAAGERFGVVVLDPPPFTRRKDAIEAAARGYKEINIRGLRLLEPGGVLATFSCSHHITPGLFEEICREAAGDAGVNVRVLRTLSQSRDHPVLLTVPESRYLTGLLLEVV